In the Neofelis nebulosa isolate mNeoNeb1 chromosome 11, mNeoNeb1.pri, whole genome shotgun sequence genome, one interval contains:
- the LOC131489555 gene encoding zinc finger protein 182-like → MNLAPLKQKSSKHVSNGKHLKHSLGLFTEAGNRGRRKPGKFNGYEKSFFYTEHGKTRVGAKCYECNDCGKVTSKKSRLIVHQRTHTGEKPFKCGECGKAFSQKSHLVTHRTVHTGEKRYGCECGKAFSRKSHLITHQRTHTGEKPYECSECSKVFSQTSQLIIHQRSHTGERPYACGECGKGFSGKSQLITHKRTHIDEKPNKCNECGKAFRERSSLRKHQRIHSGEKPYGCSECGKAFGGKSLLLRHEKTHSGEKPYGCKECTKAFIWKSQLIIHQRTHTGEKPYGCSTCGKAFSQKSHLVMHQRTHTEEQP, encoded by the coding sequence ATGAACCTTGCACCGTTAAAGCAAAAGTCCAGTAAGCATGTCTCaaatggaaaacatttgaaacacTCGTTAGGTTTATTTACTGAGGCTGGAAACCGTGGAAGAAGGAAACCTGGTAAATTCAATGGATATGAGAAATCCTTTTTCTATACCGAACATGGAAAAACTCGTGTTGGAGCAAAATGCTACGAATGTAATGATTGTGGAAAAGTCACCAGCAAGAAGTCACGACTCATCGTACATCAGAgaacacacacaggagagaaaccattTAAATGCGGTGAATGTGGCAAAGCCTTTTCCCAGAAGTCACACCTTGTGACACATCGGACGGTTCACACAGGAGAAAAACGTTATGGATGTGAGTGTGGGAAGGCCTTCTCTAGAAAGTCTCATCTCATTACACACCAGAgaactcacacaggagagaaaccttatgaatgcaGTGAGTGCAGCAAAGTCTTTTCTCAGACGTCACAGCTCATTATTCATCAGCGAAGTCATACAGGAGAGAGACCGTATGCGTGCGGTGAATGTGGGAAAGGCTTTAGTGGGAAATCGCAACTTATTACTCATAAGAGAACCCATATAGATGAAAAGCCCAATAAatgcaatgaatgtgggaaagccttcagagAGAGGTCAAGTCTCCGtaaacatcagagaattcattcAGGAGAGAAACCATATGGGTGCAgcgaatgtgggaaagccttcggTGGGAAGTCACTCCTCCTCAGACATGAGAAAACTCATTCAGGAGAAAAGCCCTATGGATGTAAGGAATGCACGAAGGCATTTATTTGGAAGTCACAGCTCATCATACATCAGAGGactcacacaggagagaagcccTATGGATGTAGCACTTGTGGGAAAGCTTTTTCCCAGAAATCACACCTCGTGATgcatcagagaactcacacagAAGAGCAACCCTAG